Proteins from one Rosa chinensis cultivar Old Blush chromosome 7, RchiOBHm-V2, whole genome shotgun sequence genomic window:
- the LOC112176266 gene encoding putative methyltransferase DDB_G0268948, producing MAGLFDKQAEIYVEARPTYPKEWYSKLAALTPQHSLAWDVGTGNGQAALGLSEHYEQVVASDISEAQLKHAIQHPRVRYIHTPTSISDDEMVNLIGGGHENSVDLITVAEAVHWFDLPKFYSLAKRLLRKPGGIIAVWAYNRMLVNPDFDPVFDRFRENSIPFTHPNSKYVRAAYKTLPFPFESVGLGREGEPITVEIPKECSFQVVERMLRSYSAVTRAKDQGVDLLPEEVIKEFQRAWGGHDLVRSFKYEAFMLVGKL from the exons ATGGCTGGTCTATTTGACAAGCAGGCAGAGATATACGTGGAAGCTCGGCCAACATATCCCAAAGAATGGTATTCAAAGCTGGCTGCTCTCACCCCTCAACACTCTTTAGCTTGGGATGTTGGCACTGGCAATGGCCAAGCTGCTCTTGGT CTTTCAGAGCATTACGAGCAAGTAGTAGCAAGTGATATAAGTGAAGCACAGCTGAAACATGCCATCCAGCACCCTCGAGTTCGATACATTCACACTCCAACATCAATCTCAGACGATGAAATGGTCAACTTGATAGGGGGCGGTCATGAGAATTCAGTGGATTTGATTACTGTGGCAGAGGCTGTTCATTGGTTTGATCTCCCAAAGTTCTACTCGCTTGCCAAACGCCTTCTGCGTAAACCAGGAGGCATAATTGCTGTTTGGGCCTACAACAGAATGCTGGTAAACCCAGATTTTGATCCTGTATTTGACCGTTTCCGCGAAAACTCTATACCATTTACGCACCCAAACTCAAAATACGTAAGGGCGGCTTACAAGACGCTTCCTTTTCCATTTGAGAGCGTTGGATTGGGTCGTGAAGGTGAACCTATCACAGTTGAAATACCAAAGGAATGTTCATTTCAGGTGGTTGAGAGGATGTTGAGGTCTTACTCTGCAGTCACTAGAGCTAAGGACCAGGGAGTGGACTTGTTGCCTGAAGAAGTGATAAAAGAGTTTCAAAGAGCTTGGGGTGGGCATGATCTGGTTAGATCTTTTAAGTACGAGGCTTTTATGCTCGTGGGAAAGTTGTAA